A genomic segment from Juglans regia cultivar Chandler chromosome 14, Walnut 2.0, whole genome shotgun sequence encodes:
- the LOC109003362 gene encoding uncharacterized protein LOC109003362, translating to MAACTRWKVFFPVLILCVSLLGMAVSVRGDAALIQDVCSKTSRPFYCKTCYELNRKSSQDQNVKDLGRTSIGCASLEFEIFRSTLRSLMINPKNLGPGLQDACNHCISLLEDVDKKLQNALLKWQHASYDSSSLQMFIAANILDDSCGREMKKFNLPMSLADKLVALDGFIQASIGVLDQIQ from the coding sequence ATGGCGGCCTGCACAAGGTGGAAAGTTTTCTTTCCAGTACTAATTTTGTGCGTCTCCCTGCTGGGTATGGCTGTGTCTGTGCGTGGAGATGCAGCACTAATACAAGATGTGTGCAGCAAAACTTCGAGGCCTTTCTATTGCAAAACGTGCTATGAATTAAACAGAAAAAGCTCACAAGATCAGAATGTGAAAGACCTTGGACGCACATCCATTGGGTGTGCTTCCTTAGAGTTTGAAATATTCCGATCCACTTTACGTTCGCTTATGATTAATCCCAAAAACCTGGGGCCGGGGTTACAGGACGCATGCAATCATTGCATTTCCTTGCTGGAGGATGTGGATAAAAAACTCCAGAACGCACTGCTGAAATGGCAGCACGCAAGTTATGATAGCTCTAGCTTGCAGATGTTCATTGCTGCCAACATTCTCGATGATTCATGTGGCCGTGAGATGAAGAAGTTCaatctccccatgtctctagcAGACAAGCTAGTTGCACTGGACGGTTTCATTCAGGCCTCCATTGGAGTCCTCGATCAAATTCAATGA